A region of the Muricauda sp. MAR_2010_75 genome:
TAAAGGATATTTTTCTAAATTGAAACCATGTGCAGGATTTCCTGTGTGTATTTTTCAGTTGTTGAAAACGAGGAATTTTAAGGGTGGCAATTCTGAAATATGAACAAAAAAGAACTGTTGATTTATAGAATTATGCGGAGAGCATATCTTGGTTTTTTTGCAAGAGGTCAGCTATTCTCTTTTTTAAGCTTTCGGGCTCGATGATTTTGGCGTAATCCCCAAACATAAGGTACCATCGGGCAAAACCATTCTCCAAGTCCGTGGTCATAAAGGTCATTTCCACTTCATTATTTTTTGTCTTTTGCGATACAAATCCATGGTATTTTTTACTGCCTTGGATGTATTTGGCCACTGTTTTGTTCACCAATATGGTGACCTTGGTTTTTTGGGTGTTTTCATGTATGTGCCGATGCTCATCAATAGTGCCATGTTGAAGGACAAAGCTATGAGGTGTCCGCTTAATTTGATGAATTCTATCCGTTCTAAAATGCCTGTAATCTTTTCTGAGATGGCAGTACCCCAGAATATACCAAAAGTTATTCTCATGAAAGACACCAACGGGTTCAATATTCCTCTCCGATGGGTCATCTTCCCGGAGCGATTCGTATTTTAAAAAGACCTGTTTCTTTTCGGCAATGCTCTCAAAGAGAATTTCAAGGGCGTTGGGAACATCCGCATTGAACAATTCTTGTCCTGGAAAGATGGAAACCTGCGATTCCAAAGCTTCCACCCAATCTTTTTCTTTTCCACGCAAAACCGATTTAAGCTTGAACATGGCGGATTCGTAATAGGTTCCCAGCGACTTATCCGTGAATTTTTGCATCAGCTTTTCAGCGGCCACAAAACTACCGGCCTCCTCACGGGTGAACATGACCGGGGGCAGTCGGTACCCTTCCATAATGGAATAGCCCACCCCCGCTTCACTTACAATGGGAACCCCGGATGCTTCCAAGGTGCGTATGTCACGATAGATGGTTCTTAGGCTTACATCGAACCGGTCAGCCAGTTCTTGAGCCTTTACTATGCGTTTGGACTGCAGCTGAATCAAGATGGCTACAATCCTATCAAAACGTTTAGCGGTATCCATTCCCATAATTGAGCGACCTATCTCCCAAAGATAGGATTTCAATCCAAGGTAGACGGGCCTATTTTTGTTCATTCTTTCAGTTTTGGTCTTATCAAAATCCATTTTATTCCTCAACGGGCGGGCATAAAAGAGGGAATCATTTTTTGCAAAGTTATGATTGGGTACTGACAGCCTTTTGTCAACAATAAAAATTTCACCCTCATTTTTTTCTACTGACACGGGGTTGTCACACCCCCCGTTTACCTTTGGTTCCAGAATCAATAAATAAAAACAATGAACCATGGAAAACACAGTAGAACAACAAAACAGCACAGCACAAGTGATTACACCTTCCCAACTTTTGGAGCATTGGCAAGGACACCGAAGGGTAACGCGAAGGGTCATCGAAGCCTTTCCGGAAAAGGAGCTCTTTACACACTCCATTGGCGGAATGCGTCCATTTTCAGGGATGGTATCAGAGCTTCTGGCCATAGCGGTTCCAGGACTTCAAGAAATTGTGTCGGGTGAAACCGCAAAGTTTAACGAAGACTTGAATCATGGCAACAGTAAAGCTACACTACTGAAATGGTGGGATGAGGCCACAGAGCAAATCAACGAGTTATGGGCCAAAATCCCAGTGGAGCGGTTTCAGGAGCATGTAAAATTATTTGGACAGTACGAAGGTTCCGTTCAATCCCAGATTTTTTATTTCATCGATAATGAGATTCATCACCGAGGGCAAGGGTACGTCTACTTGCGTTCATTGGATGTAGAACCTCCATTTTTCTATGACCGAAGCTAATTTGTTTTAGAAATGAAAAACGTATTGGTATTTAAAACATCGGTTTCTGGTAAAGATGAAGTGAAAAAGCTAAAACCTTTGTTGAACCGATTGGTCAACCAAAACGGGTATTGGAATTTCGACCTGGAGGATTGTGATAACATCCTCCGGGTGGAAACCCAAAGCCTGAGCGCACCGGTAATCTCATCACTTTTACAGAAAAGTGGATTTCGTTGCGAAGAGCTTCATTGAGCATCTTGAATTGATGGTATATAATTTAGTCGAACAACTTTTTTTGACCTTTTATTGAGTTTTTCCGTACTTCACAAAAACATTAGAAATGACCATTTTTGTGGATATGGATGAGGTGATTGCCGATGCTTATGGAGCGCACCTCGAACTATACAATTCTGAATTTGATGCCCAACTTAGATTGGAAGACTGCTATGGTAAGGAAGCGTGGCAATGTGTACCCAAGGAGCACCAAGAAACCGTAAGGGGACATAATTGGCGAATAGGATATTTTAGAAACTTGAAGGTGATTCCAGATAGCCAAGAAGTACTTTTTGAATTAAGTAAAAAATACGAGGTCTATATCGCCTCCGCGGCCATGGAATTTCCCAATTCCCTAAAGGAAAAATCGGATTGGTTGGATGAATTCTTTCCATTCATTCCTTGGAAAAAACGAATTCTATGCGGGGACAAGTTCATCTTAAAAGGTGATGTACTGATTGATGACCGTAGCAAAAACCTCAAAAAATTTGATGGAAGGAGTATCATGTTCACCTCTCCGCACAACACCAACACCACAGATTTTGAACGTGCCAACAATTGGAGAGAAATCGCGGATAAACTTTTGTAACTTGGGACATGCAAATTCGCCAAGTCATTTCCAAGATTGTTCTTTTGGGCATCCTATTCTTTCTTCAGGCTTGTTCTGCCCAATCCCAATTGGTGGAGGACGAAGCGCAGACAGTGACCAAAGAAAACCTCCGCTACTATTTGTATTATCCAGAGGAATATTTTGAAAAACCAGATGATGAATTTGGACTATTGCTCTTTTTGCACGGTGGAGGTGAATCTGGAAGGGAATTGCTTCATGTAAAGAAAAATGGCCCACCAAAATTGCTGGCAGAAGGCAAGCAATTTCCTTTTTTGGTTTTGGCTCCCCAAAATCCACATGAAAAAAAATGGTGGAACACCCAAGCGGTTAACCAATTATTGGATTCCATTGTTGATGCGAACCGGGTAGATAAGAACCGCCTCTATCTAACTGGACTCAGTAGGGGTGGAAGTGCAGCTTGGGAAATGGCCACACAGTATCCAGATAAATTTGCGGCCATGGCAGTGGTTTGCGGTATGGCTCCGGTACCTTATGCGCATTGGATTGACAAAAACATGCCCATTTGGGTTTTTCATGGGGATAAAGATGAGACCATTAGCGTGGAAGAATCGGACAAAATGGTGAGCAGGCTCAAAGAAATGAATTACGATGTCATCTATACCCGGTACAAAGATTTGGGGCACAATGCTTGGGACAGGGCTTATACCACCGATTCACTCTACACATGGCTGGCCAAACAAAAACGGATAAACTGATCGCAATGAGATATTTGGTGTATATGTTGATGGCAATGTCCCTTTTGAACTGTAGGGAGAAGCTGGATAAAAAGAAGATTGAAGTACAAGAACCAGCAGTTGTAAAGGTCCCCGATACGGTAGCTGAGCAAGAGAAAAAACCAAAGACTTTTGAAGGTCTGGCAGACACCACTTTTGTTCGCTTGGCAGATTTCAGTGATGATTTCGCCTATGATTTGAGATATGCCACAAAGAATAACTTTTTAAAGGCAAAGGTGTATGATTGTGCCGAATGTTACACGCGAGTGAAAACAGCAAAGGCACTGATAGAGGCCAACAAAGATTTTATGAAAAAAGGGGTGAGAATCAAATTTTTTGATTGCTATCGCCCTAATTCAGTACAGTACAAGATGTGGGAGATAGTCCCCAACCCACAATATGTGGCTAATCCCGTAAAAGGATCTATCCATAATAAAGGTGGTGCTGTGGACATCACTTTGGTGGATAGAGATGGAAACGAACTGGATATGGGCACCGATTTTGATTTCTTCGGAAAGAAAGCCTATCACGATAATCTGGATTTGCCCAAAGAAGTTTTGGAGAACCGAAAATTGTTAAAGGAAACCATGGAAGCCCATGGATTTTGGTCGATACGGACCGAATGGTGGCATTACAATTTATCGGCAGCTTCCAATGATCGGGTGGCCAACTTTAAATGGGATTGTAACAATTAACTAAAAACAAATAAAGTGAAGCATTTTAAAACCACATCAATTCTCGCAGTACTTCTTGTATTTGTGGACATGGGTATATCGGCTCAAGACACGATTATGCCTTTGTGGCCCAATAAAATTCCCAATCAAGAAGCATCCAATGAAAAGGAAAGAGTAGAGACAGACCGATTTGATTGGGTCACCAACGTACAACAACCTACCATTGAAGTCTATTTGCCTACAAAAAGCAATGCCAATGGGCAGGCCGTGGTTATTTTTCCCGGGGGAGGGTACTATGGTTTGGCCTACGACTGGGAAGGTATTGACATGGCCAAGGCCTTAAATTCCAAGGGAGTGGCAGGAATTGTGGTAAAATATAGATTGCCCATATCAAAATCCATTGTGGAGGGAAAAGAAGTGGTTCCCTTGCAAGATGCACAGCGGGCCATGCGTTTGGTAAAAAGTAAGGCGGCGGAATGGAATATTTCCGAAGGAAAAATAGGTATCATGGGATTTTCTGCGGGTGGACATTTGGCCTCGACGCTGGGCACGCATTATGATGATACCGTGTATGAAAAACAAGATGAAGCAGATGAGTTAAGCGCCCGACCCGATTTTATGGCCTTGATCTACCCTGTGATTTCCATGGACAATGAAACTACCCACTCAGGATCCAAGGGAGCCTTATTGGGCGAAAATCCATCGGATGAACTGGCCAACCGGTTTTCTGCCAACAAAAATGTGACCAAAGATACGCCTCCTGCTTTTTTGCTTCACGCCCAAGACGATGATGCAGTGCCTGTTGAAAATAGCATTTTAATGTTCAGCGCACTGAAAAAGGAAGGGATTCCGGTAACCATGCACATTTACTCCAAAGGCGGTCATGGATTTTCCTTGGCCTTGAAGGACCAGCGTCTCAAAAACTGGATATCCCTTTTGTACGATTGGCTGGATAATTTAGAGTAGCTCAGTCTAATTTTTTGCACTCCAACACGGTTAAAGCATCATTTAAAGTCCTGGTAAAAAAGAGATAAGAGTCACCGCCGTCCTTTATTTTGTGCTTTTTTCGGATTTCGGCAACTGAAATTGGAAAATTCCGAGTGGTGATGTTGGCCTTTTTATGGGCGAATTCTTTCAAGGGATTTTTAGAGTAGGGCAATGCCCTTGAAATGGAAAACCGCCTTCCGGGGAAATCCACCAGCGCATCCGATGTGTATAAATGGGAATGCAAGTGCAACTTTTTCAGTCCGAATGTATTCCCTGCAGATTTAAACCCTCCTGATTTCAGGATGGCTGCATTGGGTTCGTAGAGATAGTTTTGAGGTTCTTGAAAATCAACCTCAGCATCCTTTTCATCATCCAGATTAAAACTGAAGACCATTTCCTGATTTTGGGTTTTATTGATGGTTTTGATGGTAACCTTATCTTGGTAATCTTGCTTCAACACAAAAAGGAGTTCTTTGACTTCATTGTTGATGGCCACCACATGAATTTCCTTTACAAAATTGAGCTCTTCAACACCTTGTTTTATATCCAAAAGAGGGGAGGCTTTCACCAAAATATTTTCGGTTTTCTTGAATAGAAAAGGAAGATGTTCTGGAAGGTTGGGTAGGCAATCCTTAAACAAAAAAACCTTTCCAATTTTTTCATTTCGCCGGGACGGGTCCACAAAAACCCAATCAAAATTTTTGTCTGTTTGCTTTAAAAAATCAATTCCTTCTTCAGAAATGCAAACGATGTTTTTTTGACCCAAAACCGCAAAATTATGTTGGGCAATTTCACTGAGTTCTTCATTGATCTCACAATGCAAAACCGTGTCGATTTTTTTGGAAAAAAAATAGCTGTCAACTCCCAATCCCCCGGTGAGGTCCAGTAGTGTTTTTCCATCAACCAAACTAGCTTTGTACTGTGCTGTTTCCTCCGAACTGGTTTGCTCAATATTGAGTTTGTTGGGGTAATAAATGTTTGGCGTATTGAACCAGGAGGGGAGTTTGTCCTTGCATTTTTTCTTGGCCTCCAACTGTTCAGCGAGCTCTTTTTGCGATATGCCCGCAAAAAGTGGCTTTTTAAGCAATACTGACACGATGTCAGTATTCCAATTATTTTCTATAAAATCCTGTACACCAGTATTTAATATTAATCTATTCAAACTAACACTACAGGTTTTTTGTCAACTTTTTCACAAAGGAATATTCGGTCAAAAACTCCTTTAAAACCACCTTTATGGCGGTATATCCGGGAACGGCAACCACCATTCCAACCACTCCAAAAAGCAATCCGGCAATGATGATGACCAAAAAGATTTCCAGCGGATGGGATTTTACACTTGTGGAAAAAATAAAGGGCTGCGAAAAGAAATTATCGATGAGCTGCCCTATCACCAAACCAATAAAAACATACAGGGCTTTTGGCAAAATTACGGTACTGAAATCGGCGCCTAAAAAACTGGTCATGGTGAGGGTGATCATGATGCCTCCTCCAATGATCGGGCCTATGTATGGGATAATGTTGAAAAGGGCACAAAGAAAAGCGATCACAATGGCATTTTCCACCCCAACGATGAACAGCGAAATGGTATAAACGACAAATAGGATGAAAAGCTGCAACAAGATCCCGGCAAAGTACCTTGAGAGCAATCCATTGATCTTGTCAATGGATTTTACCAGATTACTTTCTTTGTTGTCGGGTACAAAAGTGAGCATCCCATTTTGGAAAAGTTTACTGTCCTTTAAAAAGAAAAATGAGATAAAGAGCACAGAGAAAAAACCGACACTAAAGTTGCTCAGAGTATTGACAAAGGAATTGAGAAAGTTGGGTATAAAACCAAAGTTTAGGTCTTTGAGCACACTTTCCTCAAGATGGGATTCCTTGATTAAGTCTTCCACATTTCCTGACGTGGCCCCAAAATATTCCAAAATTTGAATG
Encoded here:
- a CDS encoding YafY family protein; its protein translation is MGMDTAKRFDRIVAILIQLQSKRIVKAQELADRFDVSLRTIYRDIRTLEASGVPIVSEAGVGYSIMEGYRLPPVMFTREEAGSFVAAEKLMQKFTDKSLGTYYESAMFKLKSVLRGKEKDWVEALESQVSIFPGQELFNADVPNALEILFESIAEKKQVFLKYESLREDDPSERNIEPVGVFHENNFWYILGYCHLRKDYRHFRTDRIHQIKRTPHSFVLQHGTIDEHRHIHENTQKTKVTILVNKTVAKYIQGSKKYHGFVSQKTKNNEVEMTFMTTDLENGFARWYLMFGDYAKIIEPESLKKRIADLLQKNQDMLSA
- a CDS encoding DinB family protein, which encodes MENTVEQQNSTAQVITPSQLLEHWQGHRRVTRRVIEAFPEKELFTHSIGGMRPFSGMVSELLAIAVPGLQEIVSGETAKFNEDLNHGNSKATLLKWWDEATEQINELWAKIPVERFQEHVKLFGQYEGSVQSQIFYFIDNEIHHRGQGYVYLRSLDVEPPFFYDRS
- a CDS encoding 5'-3'-deoxyribonucleotidase, with amino-acid sequence MTIFVDMDEVIADAYGAHLELYNSEFDAQLRLEDCYGKEAWQCVPKEHQETVRGHNWRIGYFRNLKVIPDSQEVLFELSKKYEVYIASAAMEFPNSLKEKSDWLDEFFPFIPWKKRILCGDKFILKGDVLIDDRSKNLKKFDGRSIMFTSPHNTNTTDFERANNWREIADKLL
- a CDS encoding alpha/beta hydrolase-fold protein; this encodes MQIRQVISKIVLLGILFFLQACSAQSQLVEDEAQTVTKENLRYYLYYPEEYFEKPDDEFGLLLFLHGGGESGRELLHVKKNGPPKLLAEGKQFPFLVLAPQNPHEKKWWNTQAVNQLLDSIVDANRVDKNRLYLTGLSRGGSAAWEMATQYPDKFAAMAVVCGMAPVPYAHWIDKNMPIWVFHGDKDETISVEESDKMVSRLKEMNYDVIYTRYKDLGHNAWDRAYTTDSLYTWLAKQKRIN
- a CDS encoding M15 family metallopeptidase; this encodes MRYLVYMLMAMSLLNCREKLDKKKIEVQEPAVVKVPDTVAEQEKKPKTFEGLADTTFVRLADFSDDFAYDLRYATKNNFLKAKVYDCAECYTRVKTAKALIEANKDFMKKGVRIKFFDCYRPNSVQYKMWEIVPNPQYVANPVKGSIHNKGGAVDITLVDRDGNELDMGTDFDFFGKKAYHDNLDLPKEVLENRKLLKETMEAHGFWSIRTEWWHYNLSAASNDRVANFKWDCNN
- a CDS encoding alpha/beta hydrolase; amino-acid sequence: MKHFKTTSILAVLLVFVDMGISAQDTIMPLWPNKIPNQEASNEKERVETDRFDWVTNVQQPTIEVYLPTKSNANGQAVVIFPGGGYYGLAYDWEGIDMAKALNSKGVAGIVVKYRLPISKSIVEGKEVVPLQDAQRAMRLVKSKAAEWNISEGKIGIMGFSAGGHLASTLGTHYDDTVYEKQDEADELSARPDFMALIYPVISMDNETTHSGSKGALLGENPSDELANRFSANKNVTKDTPPAFLLHAQDDDAVPVENSILMFSALKKEGIPVTMHIYSKGGHGFSLALKDQRLKNWISLLYDWLDNLE
- a CDS encoding class I SAM-dependent methyltransferase; this encodes MSVLLKKPLFAGISQKELAEQLEAKKKCKDKLPSWFNTPNIYYPNKLNIEQTSSEETAQYKASLVDGKTLLDLTGGLGVDSYFFSKKIDTVLHCEINEELSEIAQHNFAVLGQKNIVCISEEGIDFLKQTDKNFDWVFVDPSRRNEKIGKVFLFKDCLPNLPEHLPFLFKKTENILVKASPLLDIKQGVEELNFVKEIHVVAINNEVKELLFVLKQDYQDKVTIKTINKTQNQEMVFSFNLDDEKDAEVDFQEPQNYLYEPNAAILKSGGFKSAGNTFGLKKLHLHSHLYTSDALVDFPGRRFSISRALPYSKNPLKEFAHKKANITTRNFPISVAEIRKKHKIKDGGDSYLFFTRTLNDALTVLECKKLD
- a CDS encoding AI-2E family transporter, which produces MTSKTIANGILRAVSIIVGVVLLCYFLYKIQSVLAYLAIAVVIALLGRPIVLFLRHKLRLPNTLAVVATMVLMLAIFLGILALFIPLITEQSKNLSLLDIEALKADINTLYIQILEYFGATSGNVEDLIKESHLEESVLKDLNFGFIPNFLNSFVNTLSNFSVGFFSVLFISFFFLKDSKLFQNGMLTFVPDNKESNLVKSIDKINGLLSRYFAGILLQLFILFVVYTISLFIVGVENAIVIAFLCALFNIIPYIGPIIGGGIMITLTMTSFLGADFSTVILPKALYVFIGLVIGQLIDNFFSQPFIFSTSVKSHPLEIFLVIIIAGLLFGVVGMVVAVPGYTAIKVVLKEFLTEYSFVKKLTKNL